One window of the Candidatus Aegiribacteria sp. genome contains the following:
- a CDS encoding TIGR00725 family protein codes for MVKMVAVIGGAVANHEEYSFAGELGHNLAEEGYTIVCGGGTGIMEAVCRGASEAGGHTIGILPGVNPSEANAYVETVLVTGMGTSRNRIISLSGRVVIAVGGMYGTLSEIAFALQAGRPVCAAGKWNVIDGVTPVNSPQEALAFVRENFRGIDAEHN; via the coding sequence ATGGTCAAGATGGTTGCCGTTATTGGCGGAGCGGTCGCGAATCATGAAGAATATTCATTTGCCGGAGAACTTGGGCACAATCTTGCTGAAGAGGGTTATACCATTGTCTGCGGCGGGGGAACAGGTATAATGGAAGCTGTCTGCCGGGGTGCCAGTGAGGCAGGCGGTCATACAATTGGAATTCTTCCAGGTGTTAATCCCTCGGAAGCGAATGCGTATGTTGAAACGGTTCTTGTAACGGGTATGGGTACTTCGAGAAACAGAATAATTTCACTTTCCGGTCGCGTTGTTATCGCTGTCGGAGGAATGTACGGAACACTTTCTGAAATTGCTTTTGCCCTTCAGGCCGGAAGGCCTGTCTGCGCAGCGGGAAAATGGAATGTAATTGATGGAGTAACTCCTGTTAATTCACCACAGGAAGCACTGGCATTTGTCAGAGAAAACTTTAGGGGGATAGATGCTGAGCATAACTGA
- a CDS encoding T9SS type A sorting domain-containing protein, translating into MKFLITLFLIIIFVPAVSSDRLVRVHDVTAGTVQQLLADGYDIADVDIRLGYADLMIPEREVDQLSLRFADYELLPREWGELLPENAKNAGEYYSPEENWLFWCTLAADYTDLVDTPVTIGQSYQSRDIYMIKMTSPVGSGYKPPIYFSSLIHAREPGSNIVLIDFAMWLTSNYDGGDTRAAWILDNTTVYFVPIANPDGYEYNMPNGGNQRKNMNWTDGDGVDLNRNWGYMWNYDNYGSSGDPYNETYRGTAAFSEPETQVQRDFITDIEPIAAMNYHTYGGWLIYPWGYINSPTPDQSTFEAWGAAMTSFNGYTPGRAGQILYPVNGEQCDWCYGGNDMQGILAFTPEVDDDGFWGSQSDTTEIERICNECRPMNIWLCMTAPGFVGIGEDEGVSIEPMLSLSAVYPNPVISSAVFTLTAPGSTGVKVAVYDTSGRIVYNNSGELLNGDNTIIWNITDDIAAGVYILRATDSNGFAASRRFTVLK; encoded by the coding sequence TTGAAATTCCTTATAACTTTGTTCTTAATTATCATATTTGTTCCCGCTGTTTCATCGGACAGACTGGTTCGGGTTCATGATGTTACTGCCGGTACTGTGCAGCAGCTGCTGGCTGACGGATACGATATAGCAGATGTAGATATCAGGCTCGGATACGCTGATCTGATGATTCCCGAGCGGGAGGTTGATCAGCTTTCTCTGCGTTTTGCAGATTATGAACTTCTTCCGAGGGAATGGGGTGAACTCCTTCCGGAGAACGCTAAAAATGCCGGAGAGTATTACAGCCCTGAGGAGAACTGGCTGTTCTGGTGCACACTTGCCGCAGACTATACGGATCTTGTCGATACACCGGTCACTATAGGCCAGTCATACCAGAGCAGAGACATATATATGATAAAGATGACCAGTCCTGTGGGAAGCGGATACAAGCCTCCGATTTATTTTTCGTCTCTCATCCATGCGCGTGAGCCCGGCAGTAATATAGTTCTGATTGATTTCGCCATGTGGCTGACCAGCAATTACGATGGAGGAGACACAAGAGCAGCCTGGATTCTTGACAACACCACTGTGTACTTTGTGCCGATAGCCAATCCTGACGGATACGAGTACAACATGCCGAACGGTGGAAACCAGCGGAAGAACATGAACTGGACAGACGGTGACGGAGTCGACCTCAACCGCAACTGGGGATACATGTGGAATTACGATAATTACGGTTCGAGCGGTGATCCTTATAACGAGACTTATCGCGGAACAGCGGCGTTCTCCGAACCTGAAACCCAGGTTCAGAGAGATTTCATAACGGACATTGAGCCGATAGCCGCCATGAATTACCATACATACGGCGGCTGGCTGATTTATCCATGGGGATACATAAACAGTCCCACGCCGGATCAGAGCACTTTCGAAGCCTGGGGTGCTGCTATGACTTCGTTCAACGGCTACACTCCTGGAAGAGCAGGTCAGATTCTTTATCCTGTAAACGGAGAACAGTGCGACTGGTGCTACGGCGGCAACGATATGCAGGGTATACTTGCTTTCACTCCTGAAGTTGACGATGACGGTTTCTGGGGTTCGCAGAGTGACACAACAGAGATAGAGAGAATCTGTAATGAATGCCGACCTATGAACATCTGGCTCTGCATGACCGCGCCTGGATTCGTTGGTATCGGCGAAGATGAAGGTGTTTCGATAGAACCGATGCTTTCACTCAGCGCTGTCTATCCCAATCCTGTTATTTCCAGCGCGGTTTTCACACTCACCGCACCTGGATCTACCGGAGTGAAAGTTGCCGTATACGATACAAGTGGAAGAATTGTGTATAATAATTCCGGAGAATTGCTGAACGGTGATAATACGATAATATGGAATATCACGGACGATATAGCCGCCGGAGTATATATTTTAAGAGCGACTGACAGTAACGGATTTGCTGCCAGCCGAAGATTTACAGTTCTGAAATAG
- a CDS encoding DUF933 domain-containing protein has protein sequence MKIALAGKPGCGRSTLFKALAGSSDADTGKPLTVQVPDERLDYLTTVHIPEKKVNATVVFYDVPSPSFSPGNMAIMRNAAVLAAVLDNYALGDLVADFSEIESELILSDMKITEKRLARLRKESKGKSREAILLERILAHMETDQPLRTVSFDSNELDLLSPYAPLSLKPLLVVPNRMGEPVTPEDALHEAVLSHGASILPIDAGLELELTAIENDDRQEFLESLGYSSSGLSRLIRESYSALDLIVFYTIGKDEVRAWPLRQGATAPEAAGSIHTDFARGFIRAIVMPYELYHEFPDRAMLKDRGELQIEGKNYVVQDGDIIEILFNV, from the coding sequence ATGAAAATCGCTCTTGCAGGAAAACCCGGTTGCGGCAGATCAACTCTTTTTAAAGCTCTTGCGGGATCCTCAGATGCTGACACCGGCAAACCGCTCACTGTTCAGGTACCAGATGAAAGGCTCGATTATCTTACAACTGTTCATATACCTGAGAAAAAAGTAAACGCTACAGTGGTATTCTACGATGTCCCTTCACCCTCGTTTTCTCCCGGGAATATGGCAATCATGAGAAACGCTGCCGTTCTAGCTGCTGTTCTTGATAATTACGCTCTGGGTGATCTTGTAGCGGACTTCTCAGAGATAGAGTCCGAACTCATTCTCTCTGATATGAAAATCACAGAAAAACGACTCGCGCGATTGCGCAAGGAAAGCAAGGGCAAATCCAGAGAAGCGATTCTTCTTGAGCGGATACTCGCGCATATGGAAACAGATCAACCGCTCAGAACAGTAAGTTTTGATAGTAATGAACTCGATCTGCTCTCTCCATACGCTCCACTATCTCTAAAACCGCTTCTCGTTGTTCCAAACAGGATGGGGGAACCTGTAACCCCCGAAGATGCTCTTCACGAAGCAGTATTGTCTCATGGGGCTTCCATTCTTCCAATAGATGCAGGTCTTGAACTTGAGCTGACTGCTATTGAAAATGATGACCGGCAGGAATTCCTGGAATCACTGGGCTACTCCTCAAGTGGTCTTTCCCGCCTGATCAGAGAGAGCTATTCCGCACTCGATCTCATAGTTTTCTATACAATCGGAAAAGATGAGGTCAGGGCCTGGCCCTTAAGACAAGGGGCGACAGCTCCTGAAGCAGCAGGAAGCATTCACACTGATTTCGCCAGAGGTTTCATAAGAGCAATTGTAATGCCCTACGAACTTTATCATGAGTTTCCTGATAGAGCAATGCTGAAAGACAGGGGTGAATTGCAGATTGAAGGCAAGAATTATGTGGTTCAGGATGGTGACATAATAGAGATTCTCTTCAATGTCTGA
- the rpsT gene encoding 30S ribosomal protein S20: MARSKQSLKRHKTDTVKTKRNRSRMRTLRSAIRNVRDAQTPEERETAYKKAQSIIDKSGRKRLIHPNKAKRLKSSLS, translated from the coding sequence TTGGCAAGGAGCAAGCAATCTCTCAAGCGTCACAAGACCGATACGGTCAAGACAAAACGAAATCGCAGCAGAATGAGAACACTCAGAAGCGCCATCCGCAACGTTCGCGATGCGCAAACCCCTGAGGAAAGGGAAACAGCCTACAAAAAAGCCCAGAGTATCATTGACAAATCCGGCAGAAAACGGCTGATACACCCTAATAAGGCTAAGAGGCTTAAAAGCTCTCTATCATAG
- a CDS encoding DnaJ domain-containing protein: MTDNTEYSTYYEILSVSTRASHDEIEDAYHDLARKLHPDVTGNDPAMTETYMTVNEAYHVLSNQDEREKYDELIGVDKNSGKSPDPKPKIIHDKTEAADMKLLDAKLMRSTRQAEKLCGKGNYWEATRLLEKYLNTHPDSPHLRKVLATAAAGMNRFHDAVNHMKIVCKIEYHDPENYVMLGKIYIQADQLLLAERSMNEALAWNSEHEEAKRMIREIRELKDAKGSVFTRVLRKMSHIIRHEEE; encoded by the coding sequence TTGACTGATAATACAGAATATTCCACTTACTACGAAATTCTTAGTGTATCCACCCGGGCATCTCACGATGAAATTGAAGATGCTTACCACGATCTGGCAAGAAAACTGCATCCTGATGTAACTGGAAATGATCCAGCGATGACGGAAACATATATGACTGTCAATGAGGCTTATCATGTGCTTTCCAATCAGGATGAGCGCGAAAAATATGATGAACTCATAGGAGTTGACAAAAACTCCGGCAAGTCTCCTGATCCTAAACCGAAAATAATTCATGATAAAACCGAGGCAGCCGACATGAAGCTCCTCGACGCGAAACTGATGCGCTCAACAAGACAGGCTGAGAAACTATGCGGGAAAGGGAATTACTGGGAAGCTACCCGATTGCTTGAGAAATACCTGAATACACATCCCGATAGTCCTCATTTGAGAAAAGTACTGGCAACCGCTGCAGCTGGAATGAACAGGTTTCATGATGCAGTGAATCATATGAAAATTGTATGCAAAATTGAATATCATGATCCTGAAAACTATGTGATGCTGGGGAAAATATATATACAGGCTGATCAACTGCTGCTTGCGGAGAGATCGATGAATGAAGCTCTGGCTTGGAATTCTGAACATGAAGAAGCAAAGCGGATGATCAGGGAAATCAGAGAACTGAAGGATGCCAAAGGATCGGTTTTTACACGAGTGCTGCGGAAAATGTCACATATTATCAGACACGAGGAGGAGTAG
- a CDS encoding adenine phosphoribosyltransferase, whose amino-acid sequence MLSITEISGLIRNVPDFPIPGVNFKDITTILTHPGALGETVKHLEKACGEFEYDAIAAIESRGFIFGSVLAAEKNLPLVLIRKPGKLPSESISEEYSLEYGSNILEMHRDSLPAGSRVLLVDDLLATGGSAIAAATLIRRDGNTVAGAAFVIDLGFLGGGKKLGEAEIPFVALIHISSE is encoded by the coding sequence ATGCTGAGCATAACTGAAATTAGCGGACTTATACGGAATGTGCCTGATTTCCCGATTCCGGGAGTGAATTTCAAGGATATTACCACAATACTTACGCATCCAGGAGCCCTTGGCGAAACCGTTAAGCATCTCGAAAAGGCCTGCGGAGAATTTGAATATGACGCAATTGCCGCCATTGAATCCAGAGGGTTCATATTCGGTTCAGTTCTGGCAGCAGAAAAAAATCTTCCGCTTGTTCTTATAAGGAAACCCGGGAAACTTCCGAGCGAATCGATCAGCGAGGAATATTCGCTTGAGTACGGTTCCAACATACTTGAAATGCACAGGGATTCACTTCCTGCTGGAAGCAGGGTTCTTTTAGTTGATGATCTGCTGGCTACAGGTGGTTCGGCGATTGCTGCTGCTACTTTAATCAGAAGAGATGGAAATACTGTTGCCGGCGCTGCCTTCGTGATTGATCTTGGGTTTCTGGGAGGCGGGAAAAAGCTCGGAGAAGCTGAAATTCCTTTTGTAGCACTCATTCATATCAGTTCTGAATAG
- a CDS encoding glucose-1-phosphate adenylyltransferase: MSRIVAVVLGGGRGTRLFPLTRDRSKPAVPIGGKYRLIDIPISNCINDRIRHILVLTQYNSESLNRHVARTYRFDRFSEGFVSILAAEQTEENREWFQGTADAVRQSLKYIRNLCPDLVLILSGDQLYRMDFNRFAEYHIRNGSDITIATKPVSAIEAPTLGIMKVGQDGVVTEFSEKPSPVDLPQLKSTQKGLTDEMPYLGSMGIYMFSPDVLEEVLGREPDVIDFGKEIIPDSISEFNVLSYPFNGYWSDIGSISSFFRANLDMAGPDPCFDMYTSFSPLFTRARALPGARMENCEVDNTIICDASDVSGVKLRNCIVGLRGKIRSGTVMENCVFMGADYWEGYYRDPRNTDKTLPLLGIGRDCLIKNAIIDKNARIGDRCRLENSEGIVEYSSDQCFIREGIIVIPKGAVLESGFSI; encoded by the coding sequence ATGAGTAGAATTGTTGCTGTAGTATTAGGAGGCGGAAGGGGTACAAGACTTTTTCCTCTCACTCGGGACAGGAGCAAACCTGCGGTTCCCATTGGTGGAAAATACAGGCTCATCGATATTCCAATCTCAAATTGTATCAATGATCGAATCAGACATATTCTTGTTCTAACACAGTACAACAGTGAGAGTCTGAACAGGCATGTCGCCCGGACATACAGATTTGACAGATTTTCGGAAGGTTTTGTATCCATACTGGCAGCAGAGCAGACGGAAGAAAACAGGGAATGGTTTCAGGGAACCGCTGATGCTGTCAGGCAGAGTCTGAAATACATCAGGAATCTCTGCCCTGATCTGGTGCTTATTCTGTCCGGTGACCAGTTGTACAGAATGGATTTCAACAGGTTCGCGGAATATCACATCAGAAATGGCTCTGATATTACAATCGCCACCAAGCCGGTATCAGCAATCGAAGCCCCGACACTTGGTATCATGAAAGTTGGACAAGACGGTGTCGTTACTGAATTCAGTGAAAAGCCGTCTCCGGTTGATTTGCCTCAGCTTAAGAGTACACAGAAAGGGCTGACAGATGAAATGCCATACCTTGGAAGTATGGGTATTTACATGTTTTCACCTGATGTGCTTGAGGAAGTTCTGGGGCGAGAACCTGATGTTATAGATTTCGGAAAAGAGATTATCCCTGATTCTATAAGTGAATTTAATGTATTATCCTATCCATTCAACGGATACTGGTCAGATATTGGAAGCATCAGCAGCTTCTTCCGAGCAAATCTGGATATGGCCGGGCCTGACCCCTGTTTTGACATGTATACTTCTTTTTCTCCCCTGTTTACACGGGCAAGAGCGTTACCAGGAGCGAGGATGGAGAACTGTGAAGTGGATAACACTATCATCTGCGATGCTTCAGATGTAAGCGGAGTAAAGCTGAGGAACTGCATAGTTGGGCTGCGGGGCAAGATTCGAAGCGGAACTGTGATGGAGAACTGCGTCTTCATGGGTGCGGATTACTGGGAAGGATATTATCGTGATCCAAGAAATACTGATAAAACCCTCCCTTTGCTCGGGATTGGCAGAGATTGCCTGATAAAGAACGCGATAATTGATAAAAATGCTCGAATTGGGGATCGATGCAGGTTGGAGAATTCCGAAGGTATAGTGGAATACTCTTCAGACCAATGCTTTATCCGAGAAGGTATAATTGTGATTCCAAAAGGTGCTGTGCTCGAGTCTGGTTTTTCGATCTAG
- a CDS encoding protein-L-isoaspartate(D-aspartate) O-methyltransferase encodes MKTDYPSSLLRMKMVSHDIANAGVSSPEILDAFRKVPREKFVLPGTETSVAYGNYPLPIGFGQTVSQPFIVAFMLEMLRCPPGSRILEIGTGSGYQTAILACMGMDVVTLELIPELAVRARKTVLELYPDSGIRFIAADGYNGWLPAAPYDGIIVSASPPKVPEELEQQLSTSGGRLVLPAGSWSQRLLSITRSGSDLSMEESLPVRFVPLVRSSRR; translated from the coding sequence TTGAAGACCGATTATCCCTCATCTCTTCTCCGCATGAAGATGGTCAGTCATGACATCGCGAACGCCGGTGTTTCCAGTCCGGAAATACTTGACGCTTTCAGGAAAGTACCGCGGGAAAAATTCGTATTGCCAGGAACAGAAACCTCTGTCGCATATGGAAATTATCCACTACCCATCGGGTTCGGACAGACTGTATCTCAACCTTTTATTGTAGCTTTCATGCTTGAGATGCTGCGGTGTCCGCCAGGCAGCAGAATACTGGAGATAGGAACAGGATCAGGATATCAGACCGCAATCCTTGCCTGCATGGGGATGGATGTTGTAACTTTGGAGTTGATACCGGAACTCGCTGTGCGAGCCAGAAAAACAGTTCTTGAACTGTATCCTGATTCAGGAATAAGGTTTATCGCCGCTGATGGGTATAATGGCTGGCTACCTGCAGCGCCTTACGATGGAATCATTGTTTCTGCCTCTCCTCCGAAGGTTCCTGAAGAACTCGAGCAGCAGCTGAGTACATCGGGGGGCAGGCTGGTTCTGCCGGCCGGTTCATGGTCTCAGCGACTGCTTTCGATAACCAGGAGTGGAAGTGATCTCTCCATGGAGGAATCACTCCCTGTCAGATTCGTACCTCTTGTCAGGTCATCGCGTCGATAG
- a CDS encoding small multi-drug export protein, with translation MGDVVLGWLSGIPAEIQMMVLSAFPLTELRGSIPIAFLNANWIWPWWKIYVLAVAGNMLPVPFILWFLGPVSRYLSRWKFFERFFSRLFEKARNRAGTKIEKYEALGLTLFVAIPLPVTGAWTGCIAAFLFGIPARVAIPSIALGVAIAGAIVTLIMTGTLAGIGFLVGSG, from the coding sequence ATGGGTGATGTGGTTCTGGGGTGGTTGAGCGGCATCCCTGCTGAAATACAGATGATGGTGCTTTCTGCGTTTCCTCTCACTGAATTGCGGGGCAGTATTCCAATAGCTTTTCTTAATGCTAATTGGATCTGGCCGTGGTGGAAGATCTACGTTCTTGCTGTGGCGGGAAACATGCTGCCAGTGCCATTCATACTCTGGTTTCTGGGTCCGGTAAGCAGGTATCTGAGCAGATGGAAGTTCTTTGAAAGGTTCTTTAGCAGACTTTTCGAGAAGGCAAGGAATAGAGCCGGAACTAAAATAGAGAAATATGAAGCTCTGGGATTAACTCTTTTCGTGGCAATACCACTTCCGGTGACCGGAGCCTGGACAGGTTGTATCGCGGCATTTCTGTTTGGTATTCCAGCACGGGTGGCAATTCCATCTATAGCTCTTGGTGTTGCAATTGCAGGTGCAATAGTTACCCTGATCATGACCGGTACACTTGCAGGAATCGGGTTTCTGGTAGGTTCCGGTTAA
- a CDS encoding YihY/virulence factor BrkB family protein: MILNLLNGIPLRLQDLLTLFRRLLFRSWVFLRFFGRRLYNKWNDDSVFFSAAAISFNVLITILPLGLMILMLSGIALQKDVELQRGLQNWLDTANPLIPVSTRNEIEGAISSGNAGIPGIVGFLFLLWLVSRLFGTIRTAFDKIFEVPRGRNVVLGKLYDFVLALLVAVCFISAVIFSTMARLVVDSPLGDIVSHWPLIGHLTGGGMAQILGITFTMLLFFTLFMAAPNRKMGKGQVFLATLIATVFTGLGTQIYMWVIGNPGWGVVYGSMARLMATFFLLYWECVILLGAAEVSQIVHEWRKVASVMSSVK, encoded by the coding sequence ATAATTCTGAATCTCCTGAATGGAATACCCCTCCGGCTTCAGGATCTGTTAACGCTTTTCAGACGATTACTTTTCAGATCATGGGTTTTTCTCAGATTCTTTGGAAGACGGCTTTATAACAAATGGAATGATGACAGCGTTTTTTTCTCCGCTGCCGCTATTTCATTCAATGTTCTGATAACAATTCTGCCGCTTGGATTGATGATTCTGATGTTAAGCGGGATTGCGCTTCAGAAGGATGTCGAACTGCAGCGTGGGTTGCAGAACTGGCTTGATACCGCGAATCCCCTTATTCCTGTCTCTACAAGAAATGAAATCGAGGGTGCAATATCTTCAGGAAATGCCGGTATTCCGGGAATAGTCGGTTTTCTCTTTCTTCTATGGCTTGTAAGCAGACTGTTCGGCACTATTCGAACAGCGTTTGATAAGATCTTCGAAGTTCCAAGAGGACGGAATGTCGTTCTGGGAAAGCTGTATGATTTTGTCCTTGCGCTTCTCGTGGCGGTCTGTTTTATCTCAGCGGTTATCTTTTCCACAATGGCTAGGCTGGTCGTTGACAGTCCGCTTGGCGATATTGTATCACACTGGCCACTTATAGGACACCTTACCGGTGGAGGAATGGCTCAGATTCTCGGTATCACATTTACAATGCTGCTCTTTTTCACTCTCTTTATGGCTGCTCCGAACAGGAAAATGGGCAAAGGTCAGGTATTTCTCGCTACTTTAATCGCAACCGTATTCACCGGGCTTGGAACTCAAATATATATGTGGGTGATCGGTAATCCCGGATGGGGAGTAGTCTACGGATCAATGGCCAGACTTATGGCAACGTTCTTCCTGCTTTACTGGGAGTGCGTGATTCTTCTTGGAGCGGCAGAAGTAAGTCAGATCGTACACGAATGGCGAAAAGTAGCTAGTGTCATGTCAAGTGTCAAATGA
- a CDS encoding MerR family transcriptional regulator — protein MESNSEKLYYSISEVCSMTGLKPHVLRYWETAFPMLSPTKSQSGNRVYKPEEIRLIKLISRLLYEERYTIDGARQKIEEMSNSAEQMNLELDATSVSTALIDSIKQELTDIISTLERDPMAVDNQEDSE, from the coding sequence GTGGAATCAAACAGTGAGAAGCTTTACTATTCCATAAGTGAGGTCTGCAGCATGACCGGACTGAAACCTCATGTACTCAGATACTGGGAGACTGCTTTCCCCATGCTCAGCCCTACTAAAAGCCAATCCGGGAACAGAGTCTACAAACCGGAAGAGATCAGATTGATCAAGCTGATAAGTCGATTGCTTTACGAGGAACGTTACACAATCGATGGAGCAAGGCAGAAGATTGAAGAGATGAGTAACTCGGCGGAACAGATGAATCTTGAATTGGATGCAACCAGCGTTTCCACCGCTCTGATCGATTCGATAAAGCAGGAATTAACCGACATAATCAGTACTCTTGAGCGGGATCCTATGGCAGTTGACAATCAGGAGGACAGCGAGTAA
- a CDS encoding DUF2089 domain-containing protein, whose amino-acid sequence MDIGNARCPDCNKPMTPIACECPICGIRMEGNFTVSILSQLPPDDQALVVAFMHSFGSIKKIQDLLNVSYPTARARIAEVIKRLDSTMNVPDEQENAILDKLERGDISFKEAMENL is encoded by the coding sequence ATGGATATTGGAAATGCAAGGTGTCCTGACTGCAACAAACCTATGACACCGATTGCCTGCGAGTGCCCCATCTGTGGAATACGGATGGAGGGTAATTTCACCGTCTCGATACTCTCCCAGCTGCCACCGGACGACCAGGCTCTTGTTGTAGCTTTCATGCATAGTTTCGGGTCTATCAAGAAGATACAGGATTTACTCAATGTCAGTTATCCTACTGCCAGGGCAAGAATCGCTGAGGTAATCAAAAGACTTGATTCAACCATGAACGTACCGGATGAACAGGAGAACGCAATTCTCGATAAACTCGAACGGGGAGATATCTCCTTCAAAGAAGCAATGGAGAACCTTTAG
- a CDS encoding replication-associated recombination protein A encodes MDLLDNVISNDLKPPLADLLRPSTLEEVVGQVHLLNDGAPFRKALTEGVLGSFILWGPPGSGKTTLALLISKYTDQHFVRFSAVTGGVKLVRAIVEDARRLQVNGTGTILFVDEIHRFNKAQQDAFLPHIENGTITLAGATTENPSFEINAPLLSRCSVYVLKRLQESEILSILNRAVSHDCFRDMIPSGIQDGALERIAEIADGDGRRALNLLELLTGMASGKQITIEQVSEAVSSSPLCYDKSGEEHYNLISALHKSLRSSDVDASLYWLARMISSGENPLYIARRMIRFATEDVGMADPSALTVAMRAADSYRFLGSPEGDLALAEAACYLALAPKSNSVYSAWKKAVSAAQSGGSLPVPLHLRNAPTELMKQLDYGRGYQYAHSQSNGVVTHRNFPDEIEEIEFYKPSESGRESAISLKMAEWRKIRNKARVDGGKS; translated from the coding sequence ATGGACCTTCTTGACAATGTAATCAGTAATGATCTGAAGCCACCACTGGCAGATCTTCTCAGACCATCAACACTTGAGGAGGTCGTCGGACAGGTGCATCTCCTGAATGATGGTGCTCCATTCAGGAAAGCTCTTACAGAGGGAGTGCTTGGTTCCTTCATTCTGTGGGGCCCTCCCGGTTCAGGGAAGACAACTCTTGCTCTTCTGATTTCGAAATACACCGATCAGCATTTCGTTCGATTCAGCGCGGTCACAGGGGGAGTGAAACTGGTGAGGGCCATTGTCGAGGATGCTCGAAGACTGCAGGTTAACGGAACCGGGACAATTCTGTTCGTTGATGAAATACACAGGTTCAATAAGGCGCAGCAGGATGCGTTTCTTCCACATATTGAAAACGGTACAATTACGCTGGCCGGCGCGACCACTGAGAATCCGTCTTTCGAGATCAACGCGCCTCTCCTCAGCAGGTGTTCGGTATATGTTCTTAAAAGACTTCAAGAATCCGAAATACTGTCGATACTGAATAGAGCCGTTTCACACGATTGCTTCCGGGACATGATTCCCTCAGGTATTCAGGATGGCGCGCTTGAGCGGATAGCGGAGATTGCGGATGGTGACGGCAGACGTGCGTTAAATCTGCTGGAACTCCTTACTGGTATGGCTTCCGGAAAACAGATAACCATTGAGCAGGTGAGTGAAGCTGTTTCTTCTTCCCCTCTCTGCTATGACAAATCCGGTGAAGAGCATTACAATCTTATCAGCGCTCTGCATAAATCACTTCGATCGAGTGACGTAGATGCTTCTCTGTACTGGCTGGCAAGGATGATATCTTCCGGTGAGAATCCCCTTTACATTGCCAGGAGGATGATCCGTTTTGCTACTGAAGACGTTGGTATGGCTGATCCCTCTGCTCTTACTGTAGCTATGAGAGCAGCGGATTCATATAGATTTCTTGGATCTCCGGAGGGAGATCTGGCGCTTGCTGAGGCGGCATGCTATCTTGCGCTTGCACCGAAATCGAATTCCGTCTACTCAGCCTGGAAAAAAGCTGTATCTGCTGCACAGAGTGGTGGAAGCCTTCCCGTTCCTCTTCATCTGCGGAATGCTCCCACTGAGTTGATGAAGCAGCTGGATTACGGCAGGGGTTATCAGTATGCCCATTCCCAGTCGAATGGAGTGGTTACACATCGCAATTTCCCTGATGAAATTGAGGAAATCGAGTTCTACAAACCGTCGGAATCCGGAAGAGAATCAGCGATCTCGTTAAAAATGGCTGAATGGAGAAAAATCAGGAACAAGGCAAGAGTGGATGGGGGGAAATCTTGA